In one Oncorhynchus nerka isolate Pitt River linkage group LG7, Oner_Uvic_2.0, whole genome shotgun sequence genomic region, the following are encoded:
- the si:dkeyp-110g5.4 gene encoding uncharacterized protein si:dkeyp-110g5.4 isoform X1 has product MAISPCYIACLQKKIGSQPVLISYQTCSEPLCISITGECSSSAGGTQYVDLYKTAKLSASCRRGKMRGIDILENFEIYIPKEAEVKITSILTLPTSILRRMGVPHSQGGSAKRISSPLATWISPVVIRERGCSPASPTVDTAKINLTSMVTKEPKAAQGPFLIPFVSSSGTAFNVLREFLPSRQNFQQGTATQIDPLPHGLPPVPHQDAIIIHKGRIFLSIKKAKTIRGKRQHSPDLNNLSSEAPQTTQRKLIFLSPARKSQKKSCPASPKPSPKKPQGKWALLQRFGLTHQVQVKLSRIPQGDIEPQETAEQGHSAEEDHNTEQDQVIRKLLNANGLKETPGRCPEQEMELVTQEENKPLNEETQESLSKTANRHPCSSEGFQGRGGITSETDDDAEEEPEEEGCHNLGSVKQRRVEDKGKSGAEGQATNGDESEVEDLSVTAVALSDSLPPPEALNADQSSDTVMQGDFTGDSVQSWTAECPIIPALAPAPKQHHGFDFEHSAREERINRIRAKLRESEAALNNLRSPS; this is encoded by the exons AtggccatatctccatgttacatcGCTTGTTTACAGAAAAAAATAGGCAGCCAACCTGTGCTAATTAGTTATCAGACGTGCTCCGAACCCCTGTGTATAAGCATAACTGGTGAGTGTAGTTCGTCAGCTGGAGGCACACAGTATGTGGATCTGTACAAAACTGCTAAG CTTTCAGCCAGCTGTAGACGTGGAAAGATGCGGGGCATAGACATCCTGGAGAACTTTGAGATCTACATCCCCAAAGAGGCAGAGGTGAAAATCACCTCTATTCTGACTCTGCCAACCTCCATCTTGAGAAGGATGGGAGTGCCCCACTCTCAGGGTGGCAGTGCAAAGAGAATTTCCTCGCCTTTGGCCACGTGGATCTCGCCAGTGGTCATCCGAGAGAGAGGCTGTTCACCGGCCAGCCCCACAGTGGATACAGCCAAGATTAACCTGACCTCAATGGTGACCAAGGAACCCAAGGCAGCCCAGGGTCCCTTCTTGATCCCATTCGTCTCCTCCAGCGGCACTGCCTTCAATGTCCTCAGGGAGTTCTTGCCCTCCAGACAGAACTTCCAGCAAGGTACTGCCACCCAGATTGACCCCCTCCCTCATGGCCTGCCCCCTGTCCCCCACCAGGATGCCATCATCATCCACAAGGGGAGGATCTTCCTGTCAATCAAGAAAGCAAAGACTATCAGAGGAAAGAGGCAGCACAGCCCTGACCTGAATAACTTGTCTTCTGAGGCCCCTCAGACCACACAGCGAAAACTGATCTTCCTCTCACCTGCCAGGAAGAGCCAGAAGAAG TCCTGCCCCGCATCTCCAAAGCCGTCTCCTAAAAAGCCCCAGGGGAAGTgggcattgctgcagaggttcgGCCTGACCCACCAAGTCCAGGTGAAGTTGTCCAGAATCCCCCAGGGGGACATTGAGCCACAGGAGACTGCCGAACAGGGTCACTCAGCGGAAGAGGATCATAACACAGAGCAA GATCAAGTCATACGGAAGTTATTGAACGCCAACGGGTTAAAGGAGACACCTGGCAGATGTCCTGAACAGGAGATGGAGTTGGTGACTCAAGAGGAAAACAAGCCTTTGAATGAGGAGACCCAAGAATCATTATCAAAGACAGCAAATCGGCACCCTTGCTCAAGCGAAGGCTTTCAGGGCAGAGGTGGGATTACCAGTGAGACAGATGATGATGCTGAGGAGGAGCCTGAGGAAGAGGGATGTCACAATTTGGGTAGTGTCAAACAACGACGAGTTGAGGACAAAGGTAAGAGTGGGGCAGAGGGCCAAGCCACCAATGGGGATGAGTCTGAGGTGGAAGATCTCTCTGTTACGGCTGTTGCTTTGAGTGACAGCTTACCTCCACCAGAGGCCCTGAATGCAGACCAAAGCAGTGATACGGTTATGCAAGGTGACTTCACGGGGGACAGTGTTCAGAGTTGGACGGCGGAGTGCCCAATCATACCCGCTCTAGCCCCCGCCCCCAAACAGCACCATGGTTTTGACTTTGAGCATTCGGCCCGTGAGGAGAGGATCAACCGTATCAGGGCCAaactgagagagagcgaggctgCCCTCAACAACCTGCGCTCTCCAAGTTGA
- the si:dkeyp-110g5.4 gene encoding uncharacterized protein si:dkeyp-110g5.4 isoform X2: MRGIDILENFEIYIPKEAEVKITSILTLPTSILRRMGVPHSQGGSAKRISSPLATWISPVVIRERGCSPASPTVDTAKINLTSMVTKEPKAAQGPFLIPFVSSSGTAFNVLREFLPSRQNFQQGTATQIDPLPHGLPPVPHQDAIIIHKGRIFLSIKKAKTIRGKRQHSPDLNNLSSEAPQTTQRKLIFLSPARKSQKKSCPASPKPSPKKPQGKWALLQRFGLTHQVQVKLSRIPQGDIEPQETAEQGHSAEEDHNTEQDQVIRKLLNANGLKETPGRCPEQEMELVTQEENKPLNEETQESLSKTANRHPCSSEGFQGRGGITSETDDDAEEEPEEEGCHNLGSVKQRRVEDKGKSGAEGQATNGDESEVEDLSVTAVALSDSLPPPEALNADQSSDTVMQGDFTGDSVQSWTAECPIIPALAPAPKQHHGFDFEHSAREERINRIRAKLRESEAALNNLRSPS; this comes from the exons ATGCGGGGCATAGACATCCTGGAGAACTTTGAGATCTACATCCCCAAAGAGGCAGAGGTGAAAATCACCTCTATTCTGACTCTGCCAACCTCCATCTTGAGAAGGATGGGAGTGCCCCACTCTCAGGGTGGCAGTGCAAAGAGAATTTCCTCGCCTTTGGCCACGTGGATCTCGCCAGTGGTCATCCGAGAGAGAGGCTGTTCACCGGCCAGCCCCACAGTGGATACAGCCAAGATTAACCTGACCTCAATGGTGACCAAGGAACCCAAGGCAGCCCAGGGTCCCTTCTTGATCCCATTCGTCTCCTCCAGCGGCACTGCCTTCAATGTCCTCAGGGAGTTCTTGCCCTCCAGACAGAACTTCCAGCAAGGTACTGCCACCCAGATTGACCCCCTCCCTCATGGCCTGCCCCCTGTCCCCCACCAGGATGCCATCATCATCCACAAGGGGAGGATCTTCCTGTCAATCAAGAAAGCAAAGACTATCAGAGGAAAGAGGCAGCACAGCCCTGACCTGAATAACTTGTCTTCTGAGGCCCCTCAGACCACACAGCGAAAACTGATCTTCCTCTCACCTGCCAGGAAGAGCCAGAAGAAG TCCTGCCCCGCATCTCCAAAGCCGTCTCCTAAAAAGCCCCAGGGGAAGTgggcattgctgcagaggttcgGCCTGACCCACCAAGTCCAGGTGAAGTTGTCCAGAATCCCCCAGGGGGACATTGAGCCACAGGAGACTGCCGAACAGGGTCACTCAGCGGAAGAGGATCATAACACAGAGCAA GATCAAGTCATACGGAAGTTATTGAACGCCAACGGGTTAAAGGAGACACCTGGCAGATGTCCTGAACAGGAGATGGAGTTGGTGACTCAAGAGGAAAACAAGCCTTTGAATGAGGAGACCCAAGAATCATTATCAAAGACAGCAAATCGGCACCCTTGCTCAAGCGAAGGCTTTCAGGGCAGAGGTGGGATTACCAGTGAGACAGATGATGATGCTGAGGAGGAGCCTGAGGAAGAGGGATGTCACAATTTGGGTAGTGTCAAACAACGACGAGTTGAGGACAAAGGTAAGAGTGGGGCAGAGGGCCAAGCCACCAATGGGGATGAGTCTGAGGTGGAAGATCTCTCTGTTACGGCTGTTGCTTTGAGTGACAGCTTACCTCCACCAGAGGCCCTGAATGCAGACCAAAGCAGTGATACGGTTATGCAAGGTGACTTCACGGGGGACAGTGTTCAGAGTTGGACGGCGGAGTGCCCAATCATACCCGCTCTAGCCCCCGCCCCCAAACAGCACCATGGTTTTGACTTTGAGCATTCGGCCCGTGAGGAGAGGATCAACCGTATCAGGGCCAaactgagagagagcgaggctgCCCTCAACAACCTGCGCTCTCCAAGTTGA
- the lrif1 gene encoding uncharacterized protein lrif1 translates to MSNLNISYSNQGKTMASQGACRSGTGVFYQAMPAVGTDGRNVMKLIPVQKVNGQFVRSPTSTMKDISEPQRDLTLDVPSISKINMSTLGPTAKGQSVNKRSFYMSTSQNPTNLTGIYKSVSIQTPIVTTKVAQNALSLTSPELTLLNKDQLPVTVKSPALPNGQYLQIPPNAQVKTLPASALPPAIKRQIFTSSTSCASNSNLPMVLYVSPVQTMKPGGTPLCPTFQKAPLSLSRLPRPSGQTHSKCSSSGSTPCSTTAKDGKRPVTPIKWVIEEADGSPAQCLVPVNSSSMTSDILKTLAEMEKATKPCENTAKKCSPSQESQTRIGQEKDNALVMYNGKVYFVAKKTPELCNRPSKPLEASRNMGDSTTQAAESVGFNQRISLPPSLPLSSSLGSQFSNKTRPDPKHIVIPDDIIDLCDDDPQDDLTYQAISTRDVTRQPFRQSEVDEDEDSNVIFVSYLPPKTVSKVAEEDKEMDHMLNDLEAEQEVLCSQDHLNGQIVDNQNKVSGLSIEKCQSIATAQDMAGCQGSATGQELNSRQHNITGQYRKILQRFHGRATGIRIENIQGNATSKEMGISHPSASTQEMGNVQDDATDQGIGNSQHHPATQEMDNITGSTSLQTEMETHKEKSSSDPIPEQRTSVLDMESLETCDRLLKQMFGITSDVKICLERIDAKPKAIPKAFPRIGTTNKRTIEAIRKLLQGSNILIKKREHEETEVSATRKDGSCPIDAKRQKIEKVTNASESSENTEPLTSPTPQLEKQPLTSPTPQLEKQPLTSPTPQLEKQPLTSPTPQLEKQPLTSPTPQLEKQPLTSPTPQLEKQPLASPTPQLEKQPLASPTPQLEKQPLASPTPQLEKQPLASPTPQLEMQPLASPSPQLKMQTLASPSPQLKMQTLASPSPQLKMQPLASPSPQLKMQTLASPSPQLKMQPLASPSPQLDILSDAEHIFGYEEPTVNYLISTAAETGVPSKPLPEINPVHISKRSSNSPVPSIHPQTNAEAMDCAPGPFCGTASNIKPNSRRRRGKGKRCTACPCGVTGTLVQEKAMSSSSTSQEEPSSSKPPNTRSSGSSTFTIAKSAKRKGRKSTKAQMKDKELTSVEIQCPSTVSEQGSSTAGEIPTSYLCSTALMDPEEIKRHERIKRLKELLKEKEAALAMIRKNMG, encoded by the exons ATGAGTAACTTGAATATCTCATACAGTAATCAAGGCAAAACGATGGCATCTCAAGGCGCGTGTCGCAG tgggacaggtgtcttttaccaAGCGATGCCAGCTGTGGGAACTGATGGGAGAAATGTTATGAAACTGATCCCTGTTCAAAAAGTAAACGGACAGTTTGTTCGATCACCAACAAGCACTATGAAGGACATCTCTGAACCTCAACGAGATCTTACCTTGGACGTGCCATCAATTTCGAAGATTAACATGTCTACTCTGGGACCCACAGCTAAAGGACAATCGGTGAATAAAAGGTCATTTTACATGAGTACGTCTCAAAATCCAACCAATCTGACAGGAATATATAAATCAGTGAGCATCCAGACTCCTATAGTAACAACAAAAGTAGCCCAAAATGCGTTATCCTTGACATCACCTGAGCTAACACTTTTGAATAAGGATCAGCTGCCAGTCACTGTGAAATCTCCAGcgcttccaaatggacaataccTTCAAATTCCTCCTAATGCTCAAGTGAAAACCCTTCCAGCATCCGCACTCCCCCCAGCCATAAAGAGGCAGATATTTACTTCATCAACGAGCTGTGCCTCAAATTCGAATTTGCCAATGGTTCTTTATGTGTCCCCTGTCCAAACCATGAAACCGGGTGGTACTCCATTATGTCCAACATTTCAGAAGGCACCCCTCTCCCTCAGCCGACTTCCAAGGCCATCTGGCCAGACACATTCTAAATGCTCATCATCAGGCTCAACACCGTGTTCTACTACTGCTAAGGATGGCAAAAGACCGGTCACTCCTATTAAGTGGGTGATTGAGGAGGCAGATGGCTCACCTGCTCAATGCCTTGTTCCTGTGAATTCCTCTTCTATGACCTCCGATATTTTGAAAACTCTGGCAGAGATGGAAAAAGCCACCAAACCCTGTGAAAACACAGCAAAAAAGTGTTCACCTTCCCAAGAGAGTCAGACAAGAATTGGCCAAGAGAAGGACAATGCCTTAGTGATGTACAATGGGAAGGTGTATTTTGTTGCCAAGAAAACCCCTGAGCTTTGTAACCGACCATCAAAGCCCTTGGAGGCCAGTAGGAACATGGGTGACTCCACCACACAGGCAGCAGAAAGTGTTGGATTCAATCAGAGAATCAGCTTACCGCCCTCCCTACCCTTAAGCTCCTCACTTGGATCACAATTTTCAAATAAAACCAGACCAGATCCTAAGCACATTGTTATACCAGATGACATCATTGACCTCTGTGACGATGATCCCCAAGATGACCTTACATATCAGGCAATATCAACAAGGGACGTAACAAGGCAACCTTTCAGACAGTCTGAAGTCGATGAGGACGAAGACTCCAATGTAATATTTGTCTCGTACCTTCCACCCAAAACAGTGTCTAAAGTAGCTGAAGAAGACAAGGAAATGGATCATATGCTGAATGACTTGGAAGCTGAACAAGAAGTGTTATGCAGTCAAGATCATTTGAATGGCCAGATAGTGGATAATCAGAACAAAGTATCTGGCCTGTCAATAGAAAAGTGTCAGAGCATTGCCACTGCCCAAGACATGGCAGGCTGTCAAGGTAGTGCAACAGGCCAAGAGTTGAACTCCCGCCAGCATAACATCACTGGTCAATATAGGAAAATACTTCAAAGATTTCATGGCCGTGCAACTGGAATCCGAATAGAGAACATTCAGGGTAATGCCACTAGCAAGGAAATGGGAATCAGTCATCCCAGTGCCTCAACCCAAGAAATGGGTAATGTCCAGGATGATGCCACTGACCAGGGAATTGGAAACAGCCAGCACCATCCTGCCACGCAAGAAATGGACAACATTACTGGAAGTACCTCTCTCCAAACAGAAATGGAGACTCACAAAGAAAAG AGCTCATCAGATCCCATCCCTGAGCAGCGGACTTCTGTGTTGGACATGGAATCCTTGGAAACTTGTGATCGCCTGCTGAAACAGATGTTTGGGATCACATCTGATGTGAAAATATGTTTGGAGAGGATTGACGCTAAACCCAAGGCTATCCCGAAGGCGTTTCCTCGGATTGGGACCACAAACAAACGTACCATAGAGGCTATTCGCAAATTGTTACAGGGATCAAACATTTTGATAAAAAAGAGGGAACACGAGGAAACAGAG GTCTCTGCAACTAGGAAGGATGGTAGTTGCCCAATAGATGCTAAAAGACAGAAAATAGAAAAAGTTACAAATGCATCTGAAAGTTCAGAAAACACAGAGCCTCTCACCAGTCCAACTCCTCAGCTGGAAAAGCAGCCCCTCACCAGTCCAACTCCTCAGCTGGAAAAGCAGCCCCTCACCAGTCCAACTCCTCAGCTGGAAAAGCAGCCCCTCACCAGTCCAACTCCTCAGCTGGAAAAGCAGCCCCTCACCAGTCCAACTCCTCAGCTGGAAAAGCAGCCCCTCACCAGTCCAACTCCTCAGCTGGAAAAGCAGCCCCTCGCCAGTCCAACTCCTCAGCTGGAAAAGCAGCCCCTCGCCAGTCCAACTCCTCAGCTGGAAAAGCAGCCCCTCGCCAGTCCAACTCCTCAGCTGGAAAAGCAGCCCCTCGCCAGTCCAACTCCTCAGCTGGAAATGCAGCCCCTCGCCAGTCCAAGTCCTCAGTTGAAAATGCAAACCCTCGCCAGTCCAAGTCCTCAGTTGAAAATGCAAACCCTCGCCAGTCCAAGTCCTCAGTTGAAAATGCAGCCCCTCGCCAGTCCAAGTCCTCAGTTGAAAATGCAGACCCTCGCCAGTCCAAGTCCTCAGTTGAAAATGCAGCCCCTCGCCAGTCCAAGTCCTCAGCTAGACATCTTATCTGATGCTGAACATATATTTGGCTATGAGGAACCGACTGTCAATTATCTAATTTCCACCGCAGCTGAAACAGGGGTCCCTTCCAAACCTCTGCCAGAAATCAATCCAGTACATATTTCAAAAAGAAGCTCAAACTCACCCGTTCCATCTATCCACCCACAAACAAACGCTGAAGCTATGGATTGCGCTCCTGGGCCGTTCTGTGGCACAGCAAGCAACATAAAGCCGAACTCTAGAAGAAGAaggggaaaagggaaaagatGCACAGCGTGTCCGTGTGGGGTGACTGGAACACTAGTACAAGAGAAAGCAATGAGCTCATCGTCCACTTCACAAGAGGAGCCTAGTTCATCTAAACCACCAAACACCAGGTCCTCAGGGAGCAGTACCTTCACAATTGCAAAATCAGCTAAACGAAAGGGTAGAAAGTCCACAaaggctcaaatgaaagataaagagcTAACATCTGTGGAGATCCAATGTCCTTCAACTGTGAGTGAGCAGGGAAGTAGTACGGCTGGAGAGATCCCAACCAGTTATCTCTGCTCTACAGCACTCATGGACCCTGAAGAAATCAAGCGTCATGAGAGAATCAAACGACTGAAAGAACTCTTGAAGGAGAAGGAGGCTGCTCTTGCAATGATTAGAAAGAACATGGGCTGA